Proteins encoded by one window of Filimonas effusa:
- a CDS encoding aldose 1-epimerase, which produces MSFEVRISGNNTDQAIILEDTTSGTKAEIYRFGALLNNFSVVLESGLFNTVDGFQNPAGATQTITPFFQSAKLSPFPCRLKLGKYHFGGKDFTIQKYYDAPNALHGLLYDAVFDIVSTASDASGASVTLQHHYNGSDAGYPFNYDIQVIWELKQGNTLTVTTTVTHENPTAIPIADGWHPYFKLDDTIDSCTLQFNSNSMLEFDATLIPTGKIHDDKRFADPAVLEGIFLDNCFALDTTVQQPVCILEGKQLRLTIIPDQSYPYLQLYTPSHRKSIAIENLSAAPDAFNNGIGLMRLEKNTPAIFSTTYRLETI; this is translated from the coding sequence ATGTCTTTTGAAGTACGCATATCAGGCAATAACACAGATCAGGCAATCATTTTAGAGGATACAACCAGCGGCACCAAAGCAGAGATATACCGTTTCGGAGCTTTGCTTAATAACTTTTCAGTGGTGCTGGAAAGTGGCTTGTTTAATACAGTAGATGGCTTCCAAAACCCGGCCGGCGCTACGCAAACGATTACGCCCTTCTTTCAGAGTGCAAAACTCAGCCCCTTCCCGTGCCGGCTGAAACTGGGTAAATACCATTTCGGCGGCAAAGACTTCACGATCCAAAAATATTACGACGCTCCAAATGCATTACACGGCCTCTTATACGATGCCGTTTTTGATATAGTGAGTACCGCTTCCGATGCCTCAGGCGCTTCGGTAACACTCCAACACCACTACAACGGCAGTGATGCAGGATATCCCTTTAACTATGATATCCAGGTGATATGGGAACTGAAACAGGGTAATACCTTAACGGTAACCACAACGGTTACACACGAGAACCCAACAGCCATCCCTATTGCCGATGGCTGGCATCCGTATTTTAAACTAGATGATACCATAGATAGCTGTACGCTTCAGTTCAACAGTAACTCCATGCTGGAATTCGATGCAACGCTCATTCCTACAGGTAAAATACACGACGACAAACGCTTCGCTGATCCCGCTGTACTGGAAGGCATTTTCCTCGATAACTGTTTTGCATTGGATACCACCGTTCAGCAACCGGTTTGTATCCTCGAAGGCAAACAACTGCGCCTGACCATCATTCCGGATCAAAGCTATCCCTACCTGCAGCTTTATACGCCATCGCATCGTAAAAGCATTGCCATCGAAAACCTGAGCGCCGCACCCGATGCCTTTAACAATGGCATTGGCTTAATGCGCCTCGAAAAGAATACCCCGGCTATATTTTCAACAACATACAGATTAGAAACCATTTAA
- the galK gene encoding galactokinase: MNNQEQQVKKAFEEKFGAAPRLFFSPGRINLIGEHVDYNDGFVMPAAIDKGVVFAVAPNNTSKLRVHSIDMKEDLEVELSDIKKKEGWPNYILGVVDQFQKRGLPLQGFDVVFGGNLPSGAGLSSSAAVECGLATALNTIFDLKLNRVAIAQLSQKAEHTFPGVNCGIMDQFANMMGEKDHVLLLDCTSLEYKALPLQIPGYVIMLINSKVSHSLASGEYNIRRRQCEEGLTILKQHYPQAKSFRDITPEQVKQVKEHLDADVYRRCLYVTEEITRTQAAASLLQQNKIQEFGQLMFATHEGLSKLYDVSCPELDFLVEQAHQHPGIIGSRLMGGGFGGCTINITKADEAESIAAAISDVYTSRFKHAPEVYIMQTGDGTYEMLSQL; this comes from the coding sequence ATGAACAACCAGGAACAACAAGTAAAAAAGGCTTTCGAAGAAAAGTTCGGGGCGGCGCCACGACTGTTTTTTTCACCCGGCCGCATCAACCTGATAGGAGAGCATGTTGATTATAATGATGGCTTTGTAATGCCTGCCGCAATCGATAAAGGTGTTGTATTCGCTGTTGCCCCCAATAATACCAGCAAATTAAGGGTGCATAGCATTGATATGAAGGAAGACCTGGAGGTTGAACTCAGCGATATTAAAAAGAAAGAAGGTTGGCCTAACTATATATTGGGAGTAGTAGACCAGTTCCAGAAACGCGGTTTACCCCTGCAGGGATTCGACGTAGTATTTGGCGGCAACCTGCCCTCAGGAGCCGGCTTATCCTCTTCCGCTGCTGTAGAATGTGGCCTCGCTACTGCCTTAAATACCATTTTCGACCTGAAACTCAACAGGGTTGCTATCGCACAGCTATCCCAAAAAGCAGAACATACTTTCCCCGGCGTTAACTGCGGTATCATGGACCAGTTCGCCAATATGATGGGAGAAAAGGATCATGTGCTGCTGCTCGACTGCACCAGCCTCGAATATAAGGCGCTGCCTTTGCAGATCCCCGGGTATGTGATCATGCTCATTAACTCCAAAGTAAGCCATTCCCTGGCCAGCGGTGAGTATAATATCCGTCGCCGCCAGTGCGAAGAAGGCTTAACTATCCTCAAACAACATTATCCCCAGGCTAAAAGCTTCAGGGATATAACGCCCGAACAGGTAAAACAGGTTAAAGAACACCTCGATGCCGACGTATACCGCAGATGCTTGTATGTAACCGAAGAAATTACACGCACACAGGCAGCTGCCAGCCTCTTGCAACAAAATAAAATACAGGAGTTCGGACAACTGATGTTTGCCACACACGAAGGTTTGAGCAAATTATACGACGTAAGCTGCCCTGAACTCGATTTCCTGGTAGAACAGGCACACCAGCATCCTGGCATTATCGGCTCCCGTTTAATGGGTGGCGGATTTGGAGGCTGCACCATCAATATAACAAAGGCCGATGAAGCGGAATCTATCGCAGCTGCTATTTCCGACGTTTACACATCCAGGTTTAAACATGCACCGGAAGTGTACATTATGCAAACCGGCGATGGTACTTACGAAATGCTTAGCCAACTTTAA
- a CDS encoding RidA family protein — protein sequence MSKQIIKTDKAPAPIGPYSQAVKTGELLFVSGQIPIDPATNELVQGSVKDEAEQVMKNLQAVLDEAKLTFEHVVKTNIYLSDMAHFATVNEVYGAYFKGDFPARETLAVKTLPKNVNVEISIIATVSLA from the coding sequence ATGTCTAAACAAATCATTAAAACCGATAAGGCGCCAGCCCCCATTGGCCCTTATAGCCAGGCTGTGAAAACCGGTGAGCTTTTATTCGTAAGTGGTCAAATTCCTATTGATCCTGCTACCAATGAGCTGGTACAGGGCTCTGTCAAGGATGAGGCGGAGCAGGTAATGAAGAACCTCCAGGCGGTGCTTGACGAGGCTAAACTTACTTTTGAACACGTAGTGAAAACCAATATTTACCTGAGCGACATGGCACATTTTGCCACTGTTAACGAGGTATATGGCGCTTATTTCAAAGGCGATTTCCCTGCCCGTGAAACATTGGCGGTTAAAACACTGCCTAAAAATGTGAACGTAGAAATCAGTATTATAGCTACTGTAAGCCTGGCATAG
- a CDS encoding 3-hydroxyacyl-CoA dehydrogenase family protein gives MQIAVRSYAWQQEALEHKGFGSARIRFITRPEELSQEHFDVVIDLLYTPGTTYPLLPVNTLLLVHAVTATCKRLPEGAVRLNAWPGFLQRPVMELAATDGNSKARTEECMACLGWQYEWVADIPGFISSRVIAAIINEAYFALEEELSSAAEIDTAMRLGTNYPFGPFEWAQRIGVNQVYELLNIMSTEDERYTPAALLASAVS, from the coding sequence ATGCAAATAGCAGTGAGATCCTATGCCTGGCAACAAGAGGCATTGGAACATAAAGGTTTTGGCAGTGCCCGGATCCGGTTTATAACCAGACCGGAAGAACTGAGCCAGGAACACTTTGATGTGGTGATCGACCTGCTGTATACTCCCGGAACTACTTATCCTCTTTTACCTGTGAATACCTTACTGTTGGTACACGCCGTAACCGCAACCTGTAAAAGGCTGCCGGAAGGGGCTGTACGGCTAAATGCATGGCCGGGCTTTTTGCAGCGGCCGGTGATGGAATTGGCAGCAACAGACGGTAATTCAAAGGCGCGCACAGAAGAGTGTATGGCTTGTTTGGGATGGCAGTACGAATGGGTCGCCGATATTCCAGGCTTCATAAGCAGCAGGGTTATAGCTGCCATCATCAATGAAGCTTATTTTGCCCTGGAAGAAGAACTGAGCAGCGCGGCCGAAATAGATACCGCCATGCGCCTCGGCACCAACTATCCTTTCGGACCTTTTGAATGGGCACAACGGATAGGGGTAAATCAGGTTTATGAATTACTCAACATAATGAGTACTGAAGATGAACGTTATACGCCGGCCGCCTTACTGGCTTCGGCAGTATCATAA
- the tsaB gene encoding tRNA (adenosine(37)-N6)-threonylcarbamoyltransferase complex dimerization subunit type 1 TsaB — protein MALILNIDTATERAGVCLSMNGKVLHELQHEDQKNHAGFVQPAVSDLMLKSGYKLADLDAIAVTAGPGSYTGLRVGLATAKGLCFTLSKPLLMVNTLEVMAQAVLRAEAPASDRLLCPMIDARRMEVFTGMYTTQLQVVQSPSAVILTDESFKEILDKQVVMFTGNGSTKFKEIITHDNALFSNVQHEAGDLGVLAELAFRNNQVADLAYSEPYYLKEFFNPTMK, from the coding sequence ATGGCGCTTATTTTAAATATTGATACAGCTACCGAAAGAGCCGGTGTTTGTTTAAGCATGAACGGCAAGGTGCTGCACGAACTGCAACATGAGGATCAAAAGAATCATGCAGGCTTTGTACAACCTGCTGTCAGCGACCTTATGTTGAAATCAGGCTATAAGCTGGCCGATCTCGATGCCATAGCAGTAACAGCCGGCCCCGGCAGTTATACAGGCTTGAGAGTAGGCCTGGCTACAGCTAAAGGACTCTGTTTTACTTTAAGCAAGCCATTGCTGATGGTCAATACCCTTGAGGTAATGGCACAGGCAGTATTAAGGGCAGAAGCTCCTGCTTCTGATAGGCTACTATGTCCTATGATAGATGCCCGGCGGATGGAGGTGTTTACCGGAATGTATACCACTCAGCTACAGGTAGTACAATCTCCCTCAGCTGTTATTTTAACAGACGAAAGCTTTAAAGAAATACTGGACAAACAGGTCGTAATGTTCACAGGAAACGGAAGCACTAAATTCAAAGAGATCATCACCCATGATAATGCGCTCTTTAGCAATGTGCAACACGAAGCCGGTGACCTTGGCGTACTTGCAGAACTTGCGTTCCGGAATAACCAGGTTGCAGACCTGGCATATAGCGAACCGTATTATCTTAAAGAATTCTTTAACCCAACAATGAAATAA
- a CDS encoding ArsR/SmtB family transcription factor, translating to MNALQSTTNDAKGGVKVDYIHLKKAALILRALNHKLRQQMVKLLDENKRMTVTEIYVKLRLEQSVASQHLAILRRAGIVATQRDGKFIYYGVNYKRLQEVNDFVEQLVA from the coding sequence ATGAACGCCCTGCAAAGTACAACTAACGATGCCAAAGGGGGTGTAAAAGTAGATTACATCCACCTGAAGAAAGCGGCCCTCATACTTAGGGCGCTAAACCATAAATTGCGTCAGCAAATGGTAAAATTGCTGGACGAGAACAAACGTATGACCGTAACGGAGATATATGTAAAACTCCGCCTCGAGCAGTCGGTTGCCTCTCAGCATTTAGCTATCCTGCGCCGTGCCGGTATTGTCGCCACGCAAAGGGATGGAAAGTTCATCTACTATGGCGTTAATTACAAGCGGCTCCAGGAAGTGAACGACTTCGTTGAGCAATTGGTAGCTTAA
- a CDS encoding MBL fold metallo-hydrolase produces the protein MYVEQLYTGCLSEAAYYIESEGEAAIIDPLRDIDAYLQLAAKRNASIKYIFETHFHADFVSGHIDLSQATGAPIIYGPGTVAGFKPYVAKDQEFFTLGKLQIQVLHTPGHTLESTCYLLKDASGKDYAIFTGDTLFVGDVGRPDLAQQGTELTVSDLAGMLYDSLQQKIMPLANNVIVYPAHGPGSNCGKNLGPETHSTIGDQKQHNYALQPQSKEAFINAVTEGLGTPPLYFPINARINKEGYTNLDTIIEQGLQPLSVAAFKEKQAETDAIMLDTRPGPMFTVGFVPGSIFIGLEGRFAEWAGSLLPFDQPILLITEAGQEKETLIRLARVGFDKIIGYLEGGFEAWQQAGETIDMIIDVEADELAMDLPFDENLVVVDVRKEVEFADGHVKDAINLPLASLTDPGNLADFHDTHNLYIHCAAGYRSVIAASLIKRQGIHNLRNVVGGWARIKEETKIPTEKTAEILN, from the coding sequence ATGTACGTAGAGCAATTGTACACGGGATGCCTGAGTGAGGCGGCTTATTATATAGAAAGTGAAGGAGAAGCGGCTATTATTGATCCGTTACGCGATATCGACGCCTACCTGCAACTGGCCGCTAAAAGAAATGCCAGCATAAAATATATCTTCGAGACTCATTTTCATGCCGACTTTGTGAGCGGACATATAGACCTCTCACAAGCAACAGGCGCTCCCATTATATACGGACCAGGCACTGTAGCCGGCTTCAAACCTTATGTGGCAAAGGACCAGGAATTCTTTACTTTAGGCAAACTCCAGATCCAGGTACTGCATACTCCAGGCCATACGCTGGAAAGCACTTGCTACCTGCTGAAAGATGCTTCCGGTAAAGACTATGCCATCTTCACAGGCGATACCTTATTCGTCGGCGATGTTGGCCGCCCCGATCTCGCCCAGCAGGGAACTGAATTAACCGTGAGCGATCTGGCAGGCATGTTATACGATAGCCTGCAGCAAAAGATCATGCCATTGGCTAACAATGTAATTGTATACCCTGCACATGGCCCCGGTAGCAACTGCGGCAAAAACCTCGGCCCCGAAACGCATAGCACCATCGGCGATCAAAAACAGCACAACTATGCGCTGCAGCCACAAAGCAAAGAAGCGTTCATTAACGCTGTAACAGAAGGACTTGGCACCCCACCGCTTTATTTCCCCATTAACGCAAGAATTAACAAAGAAGGTTATACCAATTTGGATACGATCATTGAACAAGGCTTACAACCTTTAAGCGTAGCCGCTTTCAAAGAAAAGCAGGCCGAAACGGATGCTATTATGCTGGATACAAGACCCGGCCCCATGTTTACCGTAGGCTTTGTTCCCGGCTCCATCTTTATTGGACTGGAAGGCCGCTTCGCCGAATGGGCAGGCAGCCTGTTACCTTTCGATCAGCCTATCCTGCTGATCACAGAAGCAGGACAGGAAAAAGAAACCCTGATCCGCCTGGCACGCGTTGGCTTCGATAAGATCATAGGCTACCTCGAAGGCGGATTTGAAGCCTGGCAGCAAGCCGGTGAAACCATAGACATGATCATCGACGTAGAAGCCGATGAACTCGCCATGGACCTCCCCTTCGATGAAAACCTGGTGGTAGTGGATGTTAGAAAAGAAGTGGAATTTGCCGACGGACATGTAAAAGATGCCATTAACCTTCCGCTCGCCAGCTTAACCGATCCCGGTAACCTGGCCGACTTCCACGATACGCACAATCTTTATATTCATTGTGCTGCAGGTTATCGCAGCGTAATAGCTGCTTCACTTATCAAACGCCAGGGCATTCATAACCTGCGTAATGTAGTAGGCGGCTGGGCACGTATCAAAGAAGAAACAAAGATCCCCACCGAAAAAACAGCTGAAATTCTTAACTAA
- a CDS encoding lysophospholipid acyltransferase family protein, with translation MYYIVYPILYLFSLLPFRVLHLLSDVVYLILYYVVRYRRDVVMNNLEIAFPEKSEAERVKIAKEFYQRFLDNFIETVKLLSITEKQLNRHFVCNYDIMRELRDKGFKIQVHLGHQFNWEFANASYAANVEGPFLVVYMPITAKAMERIFVKLRTRFGTKLIAATRYRQEFTPYARDKYALVLVGDQNPGGPDNAYWAPFFGKMTPFVKGPEKGAKFNNTAVVMCKIMPGKKRGYYKAHMELLTTEPRSLPEGEITRKMISYIEDSVREHPSNYLWSHKRWKWEYVPELHEKLVI, from the coding sequence ATGTATTACATAGTATACCCCATTTTATACCTGTTTTCACTGCTGCCATTCAGGGTGTTGCATCTTTTGAGTGATGTAGTTTATCTTATTCTTTACTATGTAGTCCGTTACCGGCGCGATGTAGTAATGAATAACCTGGAAATAGCCTTCCCGGAGAAGTCCGAAGCTGAGCGCGTAAAGATCGCCAAGGAATTTTACCAGCGTTTTCTTGATAATTTTATTGAGACGGTTAAGTTGCTTTCTATAACCGAAAAGCAGTTGAACAGGCACTTTGTCTGCAATTATGATATCATGCGTGAGCTGCGTGATAAAGGCTTTAAAATACAGGTACACCTTGGGCATCAGTTTAACTGGGAATTTGCCAATGCCAGTTATGCTGCCAATGTTGAAGGTCCTTTCCTGGTAGTATATATGCCTATCACGGCGAAAGCTATGGAGCGCATCTTTGTAAAACTAAGAACGCGGTTTGGCACTAAACTTATTGCTGCTACCCGTTACAGGCAGGAGTTTACGCCTTATGCCAGAGATAAATATGCATTGGTGCTGGTGGGCGATCAAAACCCTGGCGGGCCGGATAATGCATACTGGGCTCCTTTCTTTGGTAAAATGACCCCTTTTGTAAAAGGTCCTGAAAAAGGGGCGAAGTTTAATAATACTGCCGTGGTCATGTGCAAGATCATGCCTGGCAAGAAAAGGGGGTATTATAAAGCACATATGGAGCTGCTGACCACGGAGCCGCGCAGTCTTCCTGAAGGTGAGATAACCCGTAAAATGATCAGCTATATTGAAGACAGCGTACGGGAGCATCCTTCCAACTATTTATGGAGCCATAAGCGCTGGAAATGGGAATATGTTCCCGAGTTACATGAAAAGCTGGTGATCTAG
- the nadB gene encoding L-aspartate oxidase, with protein sequence MMQTDFLVIGSGIAGLTYAIKVARQYPTKKVIVITKTQADETNTKYAQGGVAGVWDAARDSFEKHIEDTLIAGDGLCNPRAVEIVVKEGPERIKELIEYGARFDKDAKGNYALGMEGGHSEHRILHHKDVTGKEMERALLETLMTTPNIELVNHCFVVDLITQHHMGYLVTKSTQDITCYGVYVLNLRTNQIEKIAANATLLASGGCGQVYRTTTNPRIATGDGIAMVYRAKGRIENMEFIQFHPTALYEPGVSPSFLITEAVRGDGGILRNKEGEAFMPRYDERKDLAPRDIVARAIDSEMKRTGTEHVWLDCRHMDKEKFIHHFPNIYEKCLSLGIDPMQHFIPVAPAAHYSCGGIKTDEWACTSIQHLYACGECASTGLHGANRLASNSLLEAMVFAHRAFLHTVAHYNENAPVVPIPDWNASGTTDPKEMILITQSLKELQQLMSDYVGIVRNDVRLQRAMKRLDLLYEETEQLYETTKVSPQLCELRNLITVGYLVVKGAQFRKESRGLHFNTDHPAKSALLQNITL encoded by the coding sequence ATGATGCAGACAGATTTTCTCGTGATCGGTTCAGGTATAGCAGGACTTACGTATGCTATTAAAGTCGCCAGACAATATCCTACCAAGAAAGTAATTGTTATTACAAAAACGCAGGCCGACGAAACGAATACGAAGTATGCGCAGGGCGGGGTAGCAGGCGTGTGGGATGCAGCGAGGGATAGTTTTGAAAAACATATTGAAGATACCCTTATAGCAGGCGACGGGCTTTGCAACCCACGTGCGGTAGAGATTGTTGTAAAGGAGGGTCCTGAGCGTATCAAAGAGCTGATAGAATACGGTGCGCGTTTCGATAAAGATGCCAAGGGTAATTATGCCCTGGGTATGGAAGGCGGGCATAGTGAGCACCGGATCCTGCATCATAAAGATGTTACGGGGAAAGAAATGGAGCGGGCGTTGCTTGAAACGCTCATGACCACGCCCAATATAGAGCTGGTAAATCACTGTTTTGTAGTAGATCTTATCACGCAGCATCATATGGGTTATCTTGTCACCAAATCGACGCAGGATATCACCTGTTATGGTGTATATGTGCTGAACCTGCGTACCAATCAGATAGAAAAGATTGCCGCGAATGCCACGTTGCTGGCGTCCGGTGGTTGCGGCCAGGTTTACCGTACCACTACCAATCCGCGTATTGCCACGGGTGATGGTATTGCTATGGTATACAGGGCCAAGGGGCGTATCGAGAACATGGAATTCATCCAGTTTCATCCTACCGCGTTATATGAGCCAGGTGTATCGCCCTCTTTTCTTATCACGGAGGCGGTAAGGGGTGATGGCGGTATTTTACGCAATAAAGAAGGCGAAGCCTTTATGCCGCGTTACGATGAGCGTAAAGATCTGGCTCCCCGCGATATTGTTGCCAGGGCTATAGACAGTGAAATGAAAAGAACGGGTACGGAGCATGTGTGGCTCGACTGCCGGCATATGGATAAGGAGAAGTTCATTCATCATTTTCCCAATATTTATGAGAAATGCCTAAGCCTGGGGATTGACCCTATGCAGCATTTTATTCCTGTTGCTCCTGCTGCGCATTACAGCTGTGGTGGTATTAAAACAGATGAGTGGGCGTGTACATCGATACAGCACCTGTATGCCTGCGGAGAATGTGCCAGTACCGGTTTGCACGGTGCGAACCGTCTTGCCAGCAATAGTTTGCTGGAGGCGATGGTATTTGCGCACAGGGCCTTTTTACATACCGTAGCACACTATAACGAGAACGCTCCTGTTGTGCCTATCCCGGACTGGAATGCTTCGGGTACTACCGATCCGAAGGAAATGATCCTTATTACGCAAAGTTTGAAGGAGTTACAGCAATTAATGAGCGATTATGTTGGTATTGTACGTAACGATGTGCGTTTACAAAGGGCAATGAAGCGGCTTGACCTGCTTTATGAGGAAACAGAGCAGTTGTATGAAACAACGAAGGTTTCGCCCCAGTTATGTGAGCTTCGTAATCTTATCACCGTAGGTTACCTGGTAGTAAAGGGCGCCCAGTTCCGGAAGGAAAGCCGTGGGTTGCATTTCAACACCGACCATCCGGCTAAAAGTGCATTGCTTCAGAATATTACCCTTTAA
- the ispG gene encoding (E)-4-hydroxy-3-methylbut-2-enyl-diphosphate synthase, protein MHLYCNSLTSYSRLKTREVNVGGLLLGNFHPVRVQTMTTTDTMDTIGTVEQTIRCIEAGAELVRITAPSKKEAENLQVIKDELHKRGYSVPLVADIHFTPNAAEVAARIVEKVRVNPGNYVDKKRFELIEYTDADYVEEIERIRTRFTPLVKICKEYGTAMRIGTNHGSLSDRIMSRYGDTPMGMVESAMEFLRIARDEAYHNIVLSMKSSNPQVMVQAYRLLVQQMDQEFGEIYPLHLGVTEAGDGEDGRIKSAIGIGTLLEDGIGDTIRVSLTEDPEFEIPVCKDLVSRYHGRERKPFGIGSLKATPPAITSLPYSPFQYKRRVTNAVSNIGAQQVPVVVADFMQKQAIKPEDLQAIGYTYDAPTDKWNISDGAADYIYTADHRIDFGLPGTIKVICNPDVWQQMDADNCFPLFQGIEYLDAKKRSPHINFIGIDTHAIDKVVRQNIFDAAAADPTAVFCFFSSSKHVMADVRCAMVYLMEHQIKTPVILCAESKGATADEQLIQFSTDTGALLLDGMGDGIWLMNDPAKMHNTKVSGRNYIAIDNNHRFLNSTSFSILQATRTRISKTEYISCPSCGRTLFDLQETTAKIRAVTNHLKGVKIAIMGCIVNGPGEMADADFGYVGSGPGKITLYKGKDVVKRNVDSDVAVGELIDLLKENGAWVETTS, encoded by the coding sequence ATGCATTTATATTGTAACTCACTAACTTCTTACAGCCGGCTGAAAACGCGCGAGGTGAATGTAGGGGGACTTCTTTTGGGGAATTTTCATCCTGTACGTGTGCAAACCATGACAACCACCGACACGATGGATACGATTGGTACAGTGGAACAAACCATCCGTTGCATAGAAGCAGGGGCAGAACTGGTACGTATTACGGCTCCAAGCAAAAAGGAGGCTGAAAATCTGCAGGTTATTAAAGATGAGTTGCACAAAAGGGGATATAGTGTGCCATTGGTGGCCGATATTCATTTTACTCCCAATGCTGCCGAAGTGGCAGCGCGCATTGTGGAAAAGGTGCGTGTTAACCCGGGGAACTATGTCGACAAAAAGAGATTTGAGCTGATAGAATATACGGACGCAGACTATGTGGAGGAGATAGAGCGCATCAGAACCCGGTTCACGCCGTTGGTAAAGATCTGTAAGGAATATGGTACTGCGATGCGTATTGGCACCAATCACGGCAGTTTAAGCGACCGGATCATGAGCCGTTACGGCGATACGCCTATGGGGATGGTGGAAAGCGCTATGGAGTTTCTGCGTATTGCCAGGGACGAAGCCTACCATAACATTGTGTTGAGTATGAAGTCGAGCAACCCGCAGGTGATGGTTCAGGCTTACAGGTTGCTGGTGCAGCAAATGGACCAGGAATTTGGTGAGATATATCCGCTTCATCTTGGTGTAACAGAAGCCGGCGATGGTGAAGATGGCCGTATAAAATCGGCTATTGGCATTGGTACCCTGCTTGAAGATGGTATAGGCGATACTATCCGGGTTAGTTTAACCGAAGATCCTGAGTTTGAGATCCCGGTTTGTAAAGATCTTGTAAGCCGTTATCATGGCAGAGAGCGTAAGCCATTTGGCATCGGCAGTTTAAAGGCAACGCCGCCTGCCATTACCAGTTTGCCTTATTCTCCTTTTCAGTACAAGCGCAGAGTTACGAATGCGGTGTCGAATATAGGCGCGCAGCAGGTCCCGGTTGTTGTGGCGGATTTTATGCAAAAGCAGGCGATCAAGCCTGAAGACCTGCAGGCAATAGGTTACACGTACGATGCACCTACGGATAAATGGAATATCAGCGATGGCGCTGCAGATTATATTTATACTGCTGATCATCGCATTGATTTTGGTTTGCCGGGCACTATCAAGGTGATCTGCAATCCGGATGTATGGCAGCAAATGGATGCCGATAACTGTTTCCCGCTTTTCCAGGGCATTGAATATCTTGACGCCAAAAAACGTTCTCCGCATATTAACTTCATAGGTATCGATACGCATGCGATAGATAAAGTGGTAAGGCAGAACATTTTTGATGCGGCGGCGGCAGACCCTACAGCTGTTTTCTGCTTTTTCTCTTCCAGCAAACATGTAATGGCCGATGTGCGTTGCGCCATGGTGTACCTGATGGAACACCAGATAAAAACACCGGTTATTCTTTGTGCTGAAAGTAAAGGCGCTACTGCTGATGAGCAGTTGATCCAATTCTCTACCGATACGGGCGCTTTACTGCTCGATGGTATGGGGGATGGTATATGGCTGATGAACGATCCTGCAAAAATGCACAATACAAAGGTGAGCGGGAGGAACTATATTGCTATCGACAATAACCATCGTTTCCTCAACTCTACTTCTTTTTCCATACTACAGGCTACGCGTACGCGTATCTCCAAGACCGAATATATTTCATGCCCATCGTGTGGCAGAACCTTGTTTGATTTGCAGGAGACGACTGCAAAGATCCGGGCGGTAACCAACCACCTTAAGGGGGTTAAGATCGCTATTATGGGATGTATTGTAAATGGTCCGGGTGAGATGGCTGACGCCGATTTTGGTTATGTTGGCAGCGGGCCGGGTAAGATAACGCTTTATAAAGGCAAGGATGTGGTGAAACGTAATGTTGACAGCGACGTAGCAGTAGGTGAATTGATAGATCTGCTGAAAGAAAACGGCGCCTGGGTAGAAACAACATCATGA